In one window of Myxocyprinus asiaticus isolate MX2 ecotype Aquarium Trade chromosome 43, UBuf_Myxa_2, whole genome shotgun sequence DNA:
- the LOC127433624 gene encoding substance-P receptor-like, with translation MDPLYATSENSSGNGTNGSFVNDTDVFSNQFVQPVWQIVLWAIAYCCIVLVSVVGNITVIWIILAHKRMRTVTNYFLVNLAFAEASMSAFNTVINFVYAVHNEWYFGLVYCRFHNFFPIAAVFASIYSMTAIALDRYMAIIHPLQQRLTSTETKLVVGVIWALALLLAFPQYYFSSTAQLPGRVVCYINWPEYSVWDFQKMYYICVVVLIYFLPLLVMGCAYLVVGCTLWASEIPGDSSEHYREQLTAKRKVVKMMIVVVCTFAVCWLPYHVYFLVHQFLPHLFEERYIQQVYLGIMWLAMSSTMYNPIIYCLLNDRFRAGFQQAFFWCPCIHEGSYEGLELKSTRYLQTQASIYRTSQMDTTISTVMPIGEGELQENQNRFSIDLMSNGSSRSASKSESPNFYSSNNLA, from the exons atggaTCCTCTTTATGCCACTTCGGAAAACTCGAGCGGCAACGGGACAAACGGTTCATTTGTGAATGACACGGACGTGTTCTCAAACCAATTCGTTCAGCCGGTGTGGCAGATTGTTTTATGGGCAATCGCGTATTGTTGTATAGTTCTGGTGTCAGTTGTTGGAAATATCACTGTCATTTGGATCATTTTGGCGCACAAGCGCATGAGAACTGTGACCAACTACTTTCTGGTGAATCTCGCGTTCGCTGAGGCGTCAATGTCGGCTTTCAACACCGTTATTAACTTTGTGTATGCGGTGCACAACGAGTGGTACTTCGGGCTGGTTTACTGTCGATTTCACAACTTCTTTCCAATAGCAGCTGTCTTCGCAAGTATTTATTCCATGACAGCAATAGCCTTGGACAG GTACATGGCTATTATCCACCCACTCCAGCAGCGTCTGACGTCCACGGAGACCAAGCTGGTGGTGGGGGTGATCTGGGCCCTGGCACTGCTCCTGGCTTTCCCTCAATACTACTTTTCCAGTACCGCTCAGCTGCCAGGACGTGTCGTCTGCTACATCAATTGGCCAGAATACAGTGTGTGGGATTTTCAAAAGAT GTATTACATCTGTGTGGTAGTGCTTATCTACTTTCTGCCTTTGCTAGTCATGGGCTGTGCTTACCTGGTGGTGGGATGCACTCTCTGGGCCAGTGAGATTCCTGGGGACTCTTCAGAACACTATCGAGAGCAGCTAACGGCCAAACGAAAG GTGGTGAAGATGATGATTGTTGTCGTATGCACCTTCGCTGTTTGCTGGCTGCCCTACCATGTCTATTTCCTGGTGCACCAGTTTCTTCCCCACTTGTTTGAAGAACGCTACATCCAGCAGGTGTACTTGGGAATTATGTGGCTTGCCATGAGCTCCACCATGTACAATCCCATCATCTATTGTCTTCTCAATGACAG GTTTCGAGCTGGATTCCAACAGGCATTCTTCTGGTGTCCTTGCATCCATGAAGGCTCATATGAAGGTCTGGAGCTCAAGTCAACTCGCTATCTACAGACGCAGGCCAGTATTTACCGCACCAGCCAGATGGATACCACCATTTCCACAGTGATGCCAATTGGCGAAGGAGAACTTCAGGAGAACCAAAATCGATTTTCCATAGATCTCATGTCCAATGGTTCTTCGCGAAGCGCTTCCAAGAGTGAGTCCCCCAACTTCTATTCTAGTAACAACCTAGCTTAG